The Micromonospora sp. Llam0 genome includes a window with the following:
- a CDS encoding 5'-methylthioadenosine/S-adenosylhomocysteine nucleosidase encodes MTRPVVVLTALDLEYNAVRERLTKVEPHVHPMGTRFERGTVTGGSCEIILGLVGKGNHPSAVIAERAMTEFDPEAVIFAGVAGALWPSVGLGDVVVATHVYAYHGGTSESDAFRTRPRVWEIPHVCDQLARHLERERRWARGLAGGVPQVRFGPIAAGEVVLDSASSPEATLIRDHYNDALAVEMESAGVAQAAHLNRSLPAVVVRGISDRADGTKVHTDGENWQPRAAANAAAFALALAQELGAQYGSSPRRPRKEAGDASMSGSVRNVAKGNAHVGFQAHTVHHATVYGAPGGPGRETFHDQLADLRAALRKCHEAGDVDTVTYRAAEQEMDAAAAEVPPADDEARSRATTALRKLRGLLLDWTDLATRVAGLIAALRALS; translated from the coding sequence ATGACCAGACCCGTGGTCGTGCTCACCGCACTGGACCTCGAGTACAACGCAGTCCGCGAACGTCTCACGAAAGTCGAACCCCACGTACATCCGATGGGCACGCGATTCGAACGTGGCACAGTGACCGGAGGCTCCTGTGAGATCATTCTCGGCCTTGTCGGCAAGGGCAACCACCCCTCCGCCGTCATCGCCGAGCGCGCCATGACCGAGTTCGATCCGGAAGCGGTCATCTTCGCCGGTGTGGCCGGGGCGCTCTGGCCCTCCGTCGGCCTCGGCGACGTCGTCGTGGCCACCCACGTGTACGCCTATCACGGCGGCACCAGTGAGAGCGACGCGTTCCGCACTCGACCTCGTGTGTGGGAGATCCCCCATGTCTGTGATCAGCTCGCCCGGCACCTTGAGCGGGAGCGGCGCTGGGCACGGGGCCTCGCCGGAGGAGTGCCCCAGGTGCGGTTCGGCCCGATCGCCGCTGGAGAGGTCGTCCTCGATTCGGCGTCCTCGCCCGAGGCGACGCTTATCCGTGATCACTACAACGATGCGTTGGCGGTGGAGATGGAGTCCGCCGGGGTCGCCCAGGCCGCCCACCTGAACCGCTCTCTGCCGGCCGTCGTCGTCCGCGGTATCAGCGACCGTGCCGACGGGACCAAGGTCCACACCGACGGCGAGAACTGGCAGCCGCGTGCCGCCGCCAACGCCGCGGCCTTCGCCCTCGCGCTCGCTCAGGAGCTCGGGGCGCAGTATGGCTCTTCCCCTCGCCGTCCTCGGAAAGAAGCAGGTGATGCGTCGATGTCCGGCTCTGTCAGAAACGTCGCCAAGGGCAACGCCCACGTCGGATTTCAGGCACATACCGTTCACCACGCGACCGTCTACGGCGCGCCGGGCGGCCCCGGCAGGGAGACATTCCACGACCAGCTCGCAGACTTGCGCGCCGCGCTCCGTAAGTGCCATGAGGCGGGTGACGTGGACACGGTCACGTACCGCGCTGCGGAGCAGGAGATGGATGCCGCCGCCGCAGAGGTTCCTCCGGCCGACGACGAGGCACGCAGTCGTGCGACCACCGCCCTGCGGAAGCTGCGCGGCCTGCTGCTGGACTGGACGGATCTCGCCACGCGGGTCGCGGGGCTCATAGCGGCTCTGCGGGCCCTGTCATGA
- a CDS encoding nucleotidyl transferase AbiEii/AbiGii toxin family protein — translation MLDVAGDFEIHITVYAHQAEKLSAFAAQHGLKFVHIELDRGRFTSQPMITLTGQGTLVEQRASVQRWQRDLREAGVYPCRSKIEAAPWCVGVPQSDEQAVAEPPGRYFEHHVKLLLTRTTVADLAAITDLVVPYGARLSRNARRETADGAQERFVNQRCHGVGLITAKQRLDELLQALNAAGHEIVRVEQEYVVFDSDLHHDQGWLDLPTRTASGWVQAREAEMRSAPAGSPGFPPTYLPVPASSTVRQRAVFDPALKQYPNAYRTAEPDFAVDSVGLRWADARRAAMNHVLTAIATTSAGGCLVLRGSVTMAAWFGDDAREPRDLDFVVTPHTVTSDSADARVLLDDIRSALRADPGPGLRPERIAESEIWTYERADGRRLVVPFVAPGLPDGEVQIDVVFGEQLPCPPEAVALPGVGKPILAASASLSLAWKLLWLATDMWPQGKDLYDAVLLAEHTTVDQHLVRRLMRPELGVEADTFTAETVLSWQVDWTNFTDEYPAITGTAEQWTRRLALALEQAWT, via the coding sequence GTGCTGGATGTGGCGGGGGACTTCGAGATCCACATTACGGTGTACGCCCATCAGGCCGAGAAGTTGTCCGCGTTCGCTGCGCAGCACGGCCTGAAGTTCGTCCACATCGAACTCGACCGTGGCAGGTTCACGTCTCAACCGATGATCACCCTGACCGGGCAAGGGACCCTGGTCGAACAGCGTGCGTCGGTGCAGCGTTGGCAGCGCGATCTGCGTGAGGCGGGCGTGTACCCGTGCCGTTCGAAGATCGAGGCGGCGCCGTGGTGCGTCGGCGTACCGCAGTCGGATGAACAGGCGGTGGCCGAGCCGCCGGGCCGGTACTTTGAGCATCACGTCAAACTGCTGCTGACCAGGACGACGGTGGCGGATCTGGCGGCTATCACTGACCTTGTCGTGCCGTACGGGGCGCGGCTGTCACGTAACGCTCGTCGGGAGACGGCGGACGGTGCCCAGGAACGGTTCGTCAACCAGCGGTGCCACGGTGTCGGCCTCATTACGGCCAAGCAGCGGTTGGATGAGCTGCTCCAGGCGTTGAACGCTGCCGGACACGAGATTGTCAGGGTGGAGCAGGAGTACGTGGTGTTCGACAGCGACCTCCACCACGACCAGGGCTGGCTGGACCTGCCGACGCGGACTGCGAGCGGTTGGGTCCAGGCGCGTGAGGCCGAGATGCGATCTGCTCCGGCGGGTTCCCCGGGTTTCCCACCGACGTACCTGCCCGTACCGGCCAGTTCGACTGTCCGTCAGAGGGCGGTGTTCGACCCGGCACTCAAGCAGTACCCGAATGCCTACCGCACCGCTGAACCGGATTTCGCGGTGGACAGTGTCGGTCTGCGGTGGGCTGATGCCCGGCGTGCTGCGATGAACCACGTCCTGACGGCTATCGCGACAACGTCAGCGGGTGGCTGTCTGGTGCTGCGGGGGAGCGTCACCATGGCCGCCTGGTTCGGTGATGATGCCCGTGAGCCTCGCGATCTCGACTTCGTCGTCACCCCGCACACCGTCACCAGCGACAGTGCCGATGCCCGCGTGTTGCTCGACGACATCAGGAGCGCTCTCCGAGCGGACCCGGGTCCGGGGCTGCGACCAGAGCGGATCGCCGAGTCGGAGATCTGGACCTACGAACGTGCCGACGGACGCCGCCTCGTCGTTCCGTTCGTCGCGCCGGGGTTACCAGATGGTGAGGTGCAGATCGACGTCGTCTTCGGTGAGCAACTGCCCTGCCCGCCGGAAGCGGTGGCGCTTCCCGGGGTGGGCAAGCCGATCCTGGCCGCGTCCGCCTCCCTGTCGCTGGCGTGGAAGCTGCTCTGGTTGGCTACCGACATGTGGCCCCAAGGCAAGGACCTGTACGACGCGGTCCTGCTCGCCGAACACACCACCGTCGACCAGCATCTGGTCCGGCGGCTCATGAGGCCGGAGCTTGGCGTCGAAGCGGACACCTTCACGGCCGAGACGGTGCTGTCCTGGCAAGTCGACTGGACCAACTTCACCGATGAGTACCCCGCGATCACCGGCACCGCCGAGCAATGGACCAGGCGACTGGCTCTGGCACTCGAACAAGCCTGGACCTGA
- a CDS encoding IS630 family transposase: MSRKDEKRIPRAELEQTRQIALRMAENGASVAQIAAALDCGRSTVFGWIAAYRDRGPEALAVRSGTGRPPKLSGIQEARLYALLKKNPQQLEFDFGLWTRKIVADLIEREFGVSLSLPSVGRLLHRMGMSPQRPLVRAYEQNPDLVQPRRSS, translated from the coding sequence GTGTCGAGGAAAGATGAAAAGCGGATTCCAAGGGCTGAGCTGGAACAGACTCGGCAGATCGCTTTGCGTATGGCCGAGAACGGAGCGAGCGTTGCGCAGATAGCGGCGGCGCTGGACTGTGGCCGGTCTACGGTGTTCGGATGGATTGCAGCTTACCGTGATCGCGGGCCCGAAGCCTTGGCCGTGAGATCGGGGACAGGTAGACCACCGAAACTCTCGGGAATTCAAGAAGCGCGACTGTATGCTCTTCTGAAGAAGAACCCGCAACAGCTGGAGTTTGACTTTGGGCTGTGGACCCGCAAGATCGTGGCCGACCTTATAGAGCGAGAATTCGGTGTGTCGCTATCCCTTCCCTCGGTTGGGCGGCTGCTACACCGAATGGGAATGTCTCCCCAGCGCCCGCTAGTGCGCGCCTACGAGCAGAACCCAGATCTAGTGCAGCCCCGCAGAAGTTCTTGA
- a CDS encoding transposase produces the protein MARISSYTPEFREQAVQLVLQSNKPVSQVAREIDVHPETLRSWVRQYRRENSGAQNSPQIGIDERARLKELERRNRELEMENSFLKKAAAYFAKDPR, from the coding sequence ATGGCACGCATAAGCTCATACACCCCAGAGTTCCGTGAACAAGCAGTGCAACTCGTTCTACAGTCGAACAAGCCAGTGTCGCAGGTTGCCCGGGAGATCGACGTTCATCCGGAGACGCTGCGTTCCTGGGTCCGCCAGTACCGGCGGGAAAACAGCGGCGCCCAGAACAGCCCACAGATCGGCATCGACGAGCGCGCTCGACTGAAGGAACTCGAACGCCGCAACCGGGAACTCGAAATGGAGAACAGCTTCCTGAAAAAAGCCGCGGCGTACTTCGCGAAGGACCCTCGGTAA
- a CDS encoding IS630 family transposase codes for MSRPTSTDPVRLTRRRRRALTRISQQTSGQFRRVRRARILLAAAAKVTNAQIALQVGCTPATVRKVRADYHTRGMRALDDRPRQGRPPVYDIDVHLLIIATATSEPPETDAQWTHRLIAEHIRRHHGVAISPSQTGRILAAADIKPHRVQGWLNRPDDPGFFTRAAQICALYQAIPADTVLLSVDEKTGVQARSRRYGTRRAGPGRPERREFEYRRHGTVSLIAALNVADGTVRPKIIDRNDSETFLAFLTDIDRDTPDHLRVHLVLDNGSSHTSKATRAWLAAHPRFTVTYTPKHASWLNMVVRHASRMSTATLIEGGAA; via the coding sequence ATGTCCCGGCCGACCAGCACCGACCCGGTACGGCTGACCCGGCGCCGCCGCAGGGCCCTGACCCGCATCAGCCAACAGACCAGCGGACAGTTCCGGCGGGTCCGCCGCGCCCGGATCCTGCTCGCCGCAGCCGCCAAGGTCACGAACGCGCAGATCGCCCTACAGGTCGGCTGCACCCCGGCCACCGTCCGCAAGGTCCGAGCCGACTACCACACCCGCGGGATGCGGGCACTCGATGACCGTCCCCGGCAGGGACGCCCACCGGTCTACGACATCGACGTGCACCTGCTGATCATCGCGACCGCGACCAGCGAACCACCCGAGACCGACGCCCAGTGGACCCACCGGCTGATCGCCGAACACATCCGGCGGCACCACGGTGTTGCGATCTCACCGAGCCAGACCGGGCGGATCCTGGCCGCCGCCGACATCAAACCCCACCGGGTCCAGGGCTGGCTCAACCGCCCCGACGACCCCGGCTTCTTCACCCGCGCCGCCCAGATCTGCGCCCTCTACCAGGCGATACCCGCCGACACGGTCCTGCTGAGCGTGGACGAGAAGACCGGCGTCCAGGCCAGGTCCCGCAGATACGGCACCCGCCGCGCCGGACCGGGGCGTCCGGAACGCCGCGAGTTCGAGTACCGCCGCCACGGCACCGTCTCCCTGATAGCGGCGCTCAACGTCGCCGACGGCACGGTCCGGCCGAAGATCATCGACCGCAACGACTCGGAGACGTTCCTCGCGTTCCTCACCGACATCGACCGGGACACGCCCGACCACCTGCGTGTCCACCTGGTCCTGGACAACGGTTCCAGCCACACCTCGAAAGCCACCCGGGCCTGGCTGGCCGCGCACCCGCGCTTCACCGTGACCTACACCCCGAAACACGCATCCTGGCTGAATATGGTGGTGCGACACGCAAGTCGCATGAGTACAGCGACACTCATCGAAGGGGGTGCGGCGTGA
- the ltrA gene encoding group II intron reverse transcriptase/maturase: MTAHAFALAMAALDVNGPEDDPAGWDAIDWRTCEDNVRRLRQRIFAASRDGDLKKVRNLQKLMLRSRSNAVVAVRRVTERNAGRRTAGVDRQVVVTGEQKAELADWIQNDAKPWTPLPVKRVYVPKSNGRRRGLGIPVIADRALQALTVNALEPEWEARFEPKSYGFRPGRGCHDAIVAIHTTSSRTDAKRLWVLDADLAAAFDRLDHDHICRSLGWFPGRGLVRQWLKAGVVEDGRFTPTGEGAPQGGVISPLLMNVALHGMEVAAGVRYHVTGTRAGKTMDGCPVVVRYADDLIALCHSREQAEQVKAALAGWLAPRGLVFNEDKTRITHLTEGVDFLGFNIRRYPNGKLLTKPSNDAVRRIRRRLSVEVRALRGSNADAMIGKLNPIINGWCAYYRIGVSKRVFNALDAHAWKLVYKWARFTHANKPRRWVVARYFGEFNSSRRDRWVFGSRETGYYLRKFAWTPIVRHRMVAGTASPDDPTLTDYWTLRRRRSNLPVDITTQRLLRAQHGRCPICRDLLLHADHEPRSPREWEQWLTATRRAVRRHAVTVWGAGTPDERVANRLIHTHCHRRTTSNGSPALPPTREPPGLA; this comes from the coding sequence ATGACAGCTCATGCCTTCGCTTTGGCGATGGCGGCTCTCGACGTGAACGGACCGGAGGACGATCCTGCTGGCTGGGACGCCATCGACTGGCGGACCTGCGAGGACAACGTACGGCGGCTACGGCAGCGGATCTTCGCGGCGTCGCGGGACGGGGACCTGAAGAAGGTCCGGAACTTGCAGAAGTTGATGCTCCGCTCGCGCAGCAACGCCGTGGTGGCGGTGCGGCGGGTGACGGAGCGCAATGCTGGTCGCAGGACGGCCGGGGTGGACCGGCAGGTCGTGGTGACTGGGGAGCAGAAGGCCGAACTGGCCGACTGGATCCAGAACGACGCCAAGCCGTGGACTCCCCTGCCGGTCAAGCGCGTGTATGTGCCCAAGAGCAACGGCCGCCGTCGCGGCCTCGGGATTCCCGTGATCGCTGACCGGGCGCTGCAAGCCCTGACGGTGAACGCGTTGGAGCCCGAATGGGAGGCCCGGTTCGAGCCGAAATCCTACGGCTTCCGACCGGGTCGTGGCTGCCACGACGCCATCGTGGCCATCCACACGACGTCGAGCCGCACCGACGCCAAACGGCTGTGGGTGCTCGACGCCGACCTGGCGGCGGCGTTCGACCGGCTCGACCACGACCACATTTGCCGGTCGCTGGGCTGGTTCCCCGGACGGGGACTGGTCCGGCAGTGGCTGAAAGCGGGCGTGGTCGAGGACGGCCGGTTCACCCCCACCGGGGAGGGCGCTCCCCAGGGCGGGGTGATCAGTCCGTTGCTCATGAACGTTGCTCTGCACGGCATGGAGGTTGCGGCCGGGGTCCGCTACCACGTCACCGGCACCCGTGCCGGGAAGACGATGGACGGTTGCCCGGTCGTGGTCCGCTACGCCGACGATCTGATCGCCTTGTGTCACTCCCGTGAGCAGGCCGAACAGGTCAAGGCGGCACTGGCCGGATGGCTGGCGCCCAGGGGTCTGGTCTTCAACGAGGACAAGACCCGGATCACGCACCTGACCGAGGGCGTGGACTTCCTGGGGTTCAACATCCGCCGCTACCCCAACGGCAAGCTGCTGACCAAGCCGAGTAACGACGCGGTGCGACGGATCCGCAGACGCCTGTCCGTGGAGGTGCGGGCCCTGCGCGGGTCCAACGCCGACGCGATGATCGGCAAGCTCAACCCGATCATCAACGGATGGTGCGCCTACTACCGGATCGGGGTGTCCAAACGCGTGTTCAACGCGCTGGACGCCCACGCGTGGAAACTGGTCTACAAGTGGGCCAGGTTCACCCACGCGAACAAGCCGAGACGCTGGGTGGTAGCCCGGTACTTCGGCGAGTTCAACTCGTCCCGGCGCGACAGGTGGGTATTCGGGAGCCGGGAAACCGGCTACTACCTGCGCAAGTTCGCCTGGACTCCGATTGTCCGGCACCGGATGGTCGCAGGGACGGCATCACCCGACGACCCGACCCTGACCGACTACTGGACCCTGCGGCGTCGCCGCAGCAATCTCCCGGTGGACATCACCACGCAACGGCTCCTGCGAGCCCAGCACGGCCGGTGTCCGATCTGCCGAGACCTGCTGCTGCACGCCGACCACGAGCCGCGAAGCCCACGTGAGTGGGAACAATGGCTCACCGCCACCCGCAGAGCGGTCCGCAGACACGCGGTCACCGTCTGGGGAGCGGGAACACCGGACGAACGCGTCGCCAACCGCCTCATACACACCCACTGCCACCGCCGGACCACCAGCAACGGCAGCCCAGCACTTCCGCCCACCCGCGAGCCTCCAGGGCTTGCTTGA
- a CDS encoding NUDIX domain-containing protein gives MPDDIWEPPRILLTVDLVILTLRDGRLHLLLVRRGVEPFAGQAALPGGFLADEREDILSAARRELREEAGLTDIPHLEQLGTYGDPDRDPRGRVVSVAHLAVVPRLPEPIAGTDAAAAEWTPADDVLAARVPLAFDHLRIVVDGVERARSKLEHTGLATAFCPEVFTLTELQQVYEAVWGTPLDPRNFYRKVQGTKGFVVPAGPPRATGTGRPARVYRAGPCQNLYPPMIRTASAVTPGGNER, from the coding sequence GTGCCCGATGACATATGGGAACCACCCCGGATCCTGCTCACCGTCGATCTCGTGATCCTCACCCTGCGCGATGGCCGTCTACACCTGCTTCTCGTGCGGCGCGGCGTCGAGCCGTTCGCTGGGCAGGCGGCGCTGCCTGGTGGATTCCTCGCCGATGAGCGCGAGGACATCCTCAGCGCTGCCCGCCGGGAGCTGCGGGAGGAGGCGGGGCTCACCGACATCCCGCACCTGGAGCAGCTCGGTACATACGGCGACCCCGACCGTGACCCTCGTGGACGCGTAGTCTCCGTCGCCCACCTCGCCGTCGTGCCGCGCCTTCCCGAACCCATCGCCGGAACCGACGCCGCAGCCGCCGAGTGGACGCCCGCCGATGACGTACTTGCCGCGCGGGTACCGCTTGCCTTCGACCACCTACGCATCGTCGTCGATGGGGTGGAGCGTGCCCGTTCCAAGTTGGAGCACACAGGGCTCGCGACGGCTTTCTGCCCGGAGGTCTTCACCCTCACGGAGCTGCAGCAGGTCTACGAGGCCGTCTGGGGCACGCCGCTCGACCCTCGCAACTTCTACCGCAAGGTCCAGGGCACGAAGGGCTTCGTGGTCCCCGCCGGCCCGCCGCGCGCCACGGGCACCGGTCGCCCGGCCCGCGTCTACCGCGCTGGTCCGTGCCAGAACCTCTACCCACCCATGATCCGCACAGCTTCGGCCGTCACACCCGGAGGAAATGAGAGATGA
- a CDS encoding IS3 family transposase: MYEFIETMRLDTAKYAYPVDFMCEQLGVSRSGYYEWRTRPDSATATRRAHLRSAIEEVFAASDGTYGHRRVHAQLRRQGVSAGPELVRQLMRELGLVPCQPRPRRWGLTQSSSGTVPDLVGREFTADAPGEKLVGDITYIPTGEGWLYLATVIDCCTKEVIGYAMDDHYQTPLISRAIRNAARNRELRKNAIFHSDRGSNY; the protein is encoded by the coding sequence TTGTACGAGTTCATCGAGACGATGCGACTCGACACCGCGAAGTACGCCTACCCCGTCGACTTCATGTGCGAACAACTCGGCGTGTCCAGGTCCGGATACTACGAATGGCGAACCCGCCCCGACTCCGCGACCGCCACCCGCCGCGCCCACCTTCGATCGGCCATCGAGGAGGTGTTCGCCGCGTCTGACGGCACCTACGGGCATCGACGTGTCCACGCGCAACTGCGGCGCCAGGGCGTGTCCGCCGGGCCGGAACTCGTCCGCCAGCTGATGCGCGAGCTCGGGCTCGTGCCGTGCCAGCCCCGCCCGAGGCGGTGGGGACTCACCCAGTCGTCGTCCGGCACGGTGCCTGACCTCGTCGGCCGGGAGTTCACCGCCGACGCGCCTGGGGAGAAGCTCGTCGGCGACATCACGTACATCCCGACCGGCGAGGGGTGGCTGTATCTGGCGACCGTCATCGACTGCTGCACGAAGGAAGTCATCGGATACGCGATGGACGACCACTACCAGACGCCGTTGATCTCCCGCGCCATCCGTAACGCCGCCCGGAATCGCGAACTCAGAAAGAACGCCATCTTTCATTCGGACCGGGGCAGCAACTACTAA
- a CDS encoding WD40 repeat domain-containing protein: MASPRTGPHRTFAHGWVELLTGRDGRLDLVEGRQLLDPVTGRAGRDRSGRHRWEVTALAAGRLHGRDVVVSGDRLGTVWVRDGVSGAPVGEVLRTDGRVTALAIGDHQGRAAVFVAGNDSAWGPDAAMMLTVWDPDTGERTHAYGDAKDATVRARLVDGPPAQTAIYALVTFAGRIVTVEAAGSGLCVCEPETGSPVGPVFGDDEPFRIAATTVDDRLLVATLKKGRVRVWSARTGEPVGPPLEPPTDDPFWEVWLGPVAGRLTVFAQTDSGSVRAFAPDTGEPAPVAVVDGLHVASMLVTELDGHTTVVSKDYNNSYSSPVLVWTVPSAGAPELVGRFGSNASHVVLAAAAGRPTVVTGAVDGGVRQFDLTTGVQSPSLYHGCDASGPMVVTEVDSRPLLVGGGSDGLVWLWDAVSGTPLARRPLPDTENVTHLAAARWSGRTVVVVGDAFWKGDTYYQRVRLWDLATWAPIGTPLTVAGTYGHLTCVAVGDSLLVLLAPSSDEPLIRWDPASGEVREDRHRTQVTALTVGTVAGRTVVATAEEGRGVRVWDAATGDDLCIVTGHPGPVSAVGIGRVGARAVCATGGHDGTARVWDLASGAPLGEPYLVRHNPDWVHDPQTGRWGEEINNAGRYAVHAVVVTDWDGRPALAARAVRQHAADGPVLWFLNDPPTPTGHRLEITCIAAGTVAGRAVFVTGSLDGSLLRWDAATGRLTGEPLTVGTPHPAPITCVALAEAGGRSVVVAGDKSGEILRWDAASGERLPPLGRFAGPVHELSVAGHDGRVLVLAGGSDEDHRDDIGVGIEEDQDEDAFGISSEVEFDSEFFDSANPLTVFRCWDLGTGEPYGETQRLARYWYLVRQELTVVDGRFVAATLIRDAVVDTPGGCGVWAWDVQTRQRVGPTHGCLAEDHPAFAVALVDGRAAAVFTEDIYSDPDDEAEEPERGLQVRDLATGERLGPTFRDHECGDSQYADAVTSLVHRGQPVVFSSCAGTLRGWDPRTGEAIPPNPIAEVRLYSLAATVVAGEPIVAGYGFEDTAPQIWSAVSGRAIR; encoded by the coding sequence ATGGCCAGTCCGCGAACGGGGCCGCATCGCACCTTCGCGCACGGCTGGGTCGAGTTGCTGACCGGCCGGGACGGTCGACTTGACCTGGTCGAGGGCCGGCAACTCCTCGACCCGGTGACCGGTCGGGCCGGCCGGGACCGCTCGGGCCGGCATCGCTGGGAGGTCACCGCCCTGGCCGCCGGTCGTCTGCATGGCAGGGACGTCGTGGTGTCCGGCGACCGCCTGGGTACGGTCTGGGTCCGCGACGGAGTGTCCGGCGCCCCGGTCGGTGAGGTGTTACGCACCGACGGGAGGGTGACCGCCCTCGCGATCGGCGACCACCAGGGGCGGGCGGCCGTGTTCGTGGCCGGCAACGACAGCGCGTGGGGCCCGGATGCCGCGATGATGCTCACCGTGTGGGATCCGGACACCGGTGAACGCACGCACGCGTACGGCGACGCGAAGGACGCCACGGTCCGTGCCCGGTTGGTCGACGGGCCGCCCGCGCAGACCGCCATTTATGCCCTGGTCACGTTCGCCGGGCGCATCGTCACGGTGGAGGCTGCCGGGTCCGGGCTGTGCGTGTGCGAGCCCGAGACCGGCTCGCCGGTCGGGCCGGTGTTCGGCGATGACGAGCCGTTCCGGATAGCGGCGACGACGGTCGACGACCGGCTCCTGGTGGCGACGTTGAAAAAGGGACGTGTGCGGGTGTGGTCCGCCCGCACCGGGGAGCCGGTCGGACCGCCCCTGGAGCCGCCGACCGACGACCCCTTCTGGGAGGTGTGGTTGGGGCCGGTGGCGGGTCGGCTGACCGTGTTCGCCCAGACCGACTCAGGGAGCGTGCGGGCTTTCGCCCCGGACACTGGCGAACCGGCGCCGGTTGCGGTGGTCGACGGGCTCCACGTGGCGTCGATGCTCGTGACGGAGCTCGACGGACACACCACGGTCGTGTCAAAGGACTACAACAACTCGTACTCCTCGCCAGTGCTGGTGTGGACCGTCCCGTCCGCCGGCGCACCGGAACTGGTCGGCCGGTTCGGGTCCAACGCCAGCCATGTTGTCCTCGCTGCCGCCGCAGGCAGGCCGACCGTGGTCACCGGTGCCGTCGACGGTGGCGTGCGCCAGTTCGACCTCACGACGGGAGTGCAGTCCCCCAGCCTCTACCACGGCTGCGACGCCAGCGGGCCGATGGTCGTGACCGAGGTCGACTCGCGGCCGTTGCTGGTCGGCGGCGGCTCCGACGGGCTGGTCTGGCTCTGGGACGCGGTGAGCGGCACACCGCTGGCGCGCAGGCCCCTGCCCGACACCGAGAACGTGACGCACCTGGCGGCCGCCCGGTGGTCGGGCCGCACAGTGGTGGTCGTCGGTGACGCGTTCTGGAAGGGCGACACCTACTACCAGCGGGTCCGGCTGTGGGACCTCGCCACCTGGGCACCGATCGGCACGCCGCTGACCGTCGCCGGAACCTACGGGCACCTGACCTGCGTCGCCGTCGGCGATAGCCTGCTGGTGCTGCTCGCCCCCAGCTCCGACGAGCCCCTGATCCGCTGGGATCCGGCCAGTGGTGAGGTCCGTGAGGATCGGCATCGGACCCAGGTCACCGCGCTCACGGTGGGAACGGTCGCCGGGCGGACGGTCGTGGCGACCGCCGAGGAGGGCCGGGGCGTACGGGTGTGGGACGCGGCCACCGGCGACGACCTGTGCATTGTCACCGGCCATCCGGGACCGGTGTCCGCCGTCGGCATCGGCCGGGTCGGCGCCCGCGCCGTCTGCGCCACCGGCGGTCATGACGGCACCGCCCGGGTCTGGGACCTGGCGAGCGGAGCGCCGCTGGGCGAGCCGTACCTGGTCAGACACAACCCCGACTGGGTCCACGACCCGCAGACCGGTCGATGGGGTGAGGAGATAAACAACGCCGGTAGGTACGCGGTCCATGCCGTGGTGGTCACCGACTGGGACGGGCGGCCGGCGCTGGCGGCCCGGGCGGTACGGCAACACGCCGCGGACGGGCCGGTGCTGTGGTTCCTCAACGACCCGCCGACCCCGACCGGACACCGCTTGGAGATCACGTGCATCGCCGCCGGAACGGTCGCCGGCCGGGCCGTCTTCGTCACCGGCAGCCTGGACGGGAGCCTGCTGCGGTGGGACGCGGCCACGGGGCGGCTCACCGGTGAGCCGCTCACCGTGGGCACCCCGCACCCCGCTCCGATCACCTGTGTGGCCCTGGCCGAGGCCGGCGGCCGCAGCGTCGTCGTGGCCGGCGACAAGAGCGGCGAAATCCTGCGCTGGGACGCCGCCAGCGGTGAACGGCTGCCGCCGCTGGGTCGGTTCGCCGGCCCCGTCCACGAGCTGTCCGTGGCCGGGCACGACGGACGCGTCCTCGTCCTGGCCGGCGGCAGCGACGAGGACCACCGCGACGACATCGGCGTCGGCATCGAGGAGGACCAGGACGAGGACGCCTTCGGCATCTCGTCCGAGGTTGAATTCGACAGCGAATTCTTCGACAGCGCCAATCCCCTCACCGTGTTCCGCTGCTGGGATCTCGGCACCGGCGAACCGTACGGCGAGACGCAGCGGCTCGCCAGGTACTGGTACCTGGTTCGTCAGGAGCTGACGGTGGTCGACGGAAGGTTCGTCGCCGCGACGTTGATCAGGGATGCCGTGGTCGACACCCCGGGCGGCTGCGGCGTGTGGGCGTGGGACGTGCAGACCCGCCAGCGGGTCGGGCCGACCCACGGGTGCCTGGCGGAGGATCACCCCGCCTTCGCGGTGGCCTTGGTGGACGGTCGAGCCGCAGCGGTGTTCACCGAGGACATCTACTCCGACCCCGACGATGAGGCGGAGGAACCGGAGCGCGGTCTCCAGGTGCGTGACCTCGCCACCGGCGAGCGGCTCGGCCCGACGTTCCGCGACCACGAGTGCGGCGACTCGCAGTACGCGGACGCGGTTACCTCGTTGGTGCACCGGGGGCAGCCCGTCGTCTTCAGCTCCTGCGCCGGGACCCTGCGGGGATGGGATCCCCGCACCGGTGAGGCGATCCCGCCGAACCCCATCGCCGAGGTGCGGCTGTACTCCCTCGCGGCGACGGTCGTCGCCGGGGAACCGATCGTCGCCGGATACGGCTTCGAGGACACTGCACCACAGATCTGGAGCGCGGTCTCCGGCAGGGCGATCCGCTGA